From the genome of Gallus gallus isolate bGalGal1 chromosome 24, bGalGal1.mat.broiler.GRCg7b, whole genome shotgun sequence, one region includes:
- the SRPRA gene encoding signal recognition particle receptor subunit alpha, with amino-acid sequence MLDFFTIFSKGGLVLWCFQGVRGPASAATAPVNALIRSVLLQERGGNNSFTHEALTLKYKLDNQFELVFVVGFQKILTLTYVDKLIDDVHKEFRDKYRNEFQQKGALGILNGTFDFKDDFLRLLREAEESSKVRAPTVMKTFEQSVKSQKTVKCMIETRGEKPKEKVKNKKNKGSKKEGNEAVTASNKTAPGEKQSSAAGDKEELTKDEILQKNREEFFKRHMKAGEKSSKSPKPDAQKEKGKKPRVWDLGNSNAKVLDYSNSTTNGNSEASPMEDFDPDMALRDRNREPGRLYDLEYESDEEAEEEKIIQNASKPSTKKGGLGGMFGMLKGLVGSKSLTRQDMDPVLEKMKDHLIAKNVAAEIAVQLCESVAKKLEGKVMGTFTTVTSTVKQALQEALVQILQPQRRVDVLRDVMDAQRHRRPYVVTFCGVNGVGKSTNLAKISFWLIENGFSVLIAACDTFRAGAVEQLRTHTRRLNALHPPESHGGRTMVQLYEKGYGKDAAGIAMEAISYARNQGFDVVLVDTAGRMQDNAPLMTALAKLIAVNAPDLVLFVGEALVGNEAVDQLVKFNKALADHSMAQTPRLIDGIVLTKFDTIDDKVGAAISMTYITSKPIVFVGTGQTYCDLRSLNAKAVVAALMKA; translated from the exons ATGCTGGACTTCTTCACCATCTTCAGCAAGGGCGGGCTCGTCCTCTGGTGCTTCCAGGGCGTCCGCGGGCCCGCCTCCGCCGCTACTGCCCCTGTCAATGCTCTCATCCGCTCCGTGCTTCTGCAG GAGCGAGGTGGCAACAACTCCTTCACCCATGAAGCTCTCACGCTCAAGTACAAGCTGGACAACCAGTTTGAGCTGGTGTTTGTG GTGGGATTTCAGAAGATCCTGACTCTAACCTACGTCGACAAGTTGATAGACGACGTTCACAAGGAGTTCAGAGACAAATACCGCAATGAGTTCCAGCAGAAGGGCGCCCTGGGCATCCTAAATGGCACCTTTGATTTTAAAGATGACTTTCTGCGCCTCCTCCG ggaagcagaggagagcagtAAGGTCCGAGCTCCCACCGTGATGAAGACATTTGAGCAGTCTGTGAAATCTCAGAAGACTGTCAAGTGTATGATAGAGACCAGAGGGGAGAAACCAAAGGAGAAAGTCAAGAACAAGAAGAACAAAGGTTCCAAGAAGGAAG GGAATGAAGCTGTTACAGCCTCCAATAAAACAGCCCCAGGTGAAAAGCAGTCCTCGGCAGCTGGGGACAAGGAGGAACTGACCAAGGATGAAATACTGCAGAAGAACCGGGAAGAATTCTTCAAGAGACACATGAAAGCAGGGGAGAAGTCCAG CAAGTCTCCAAAGCCTGATGCTcagaaggagaaggggaagaaaccCCGAGTATGGGATCTGGGGAACTCTAACGCCAAAGTACTTGATTACAGTAACTCTACTACCAATGGGAACTCAGAGGCCTCTCCCATGGAGGACTTCGACCCTGATATG GCCCTTAGGGATCGAAACCGTGAGCCTGGCCGCCTCTATGACCTTGAATATGAGAGTGATGAAGAAGCTGAGGAGGAGAAGATTATTCAGAACGCTTCAAAACCCAG CACAAAGAAAGGTGGCCTCGGAGGTATGTTTGGCATGCTGAAAGGCCTGGTGGGCTCCAAGAGCTTGACAAGACAGGACATGGACCCAGTCCTGGAGAAGATGAAAGATCACTTAATTG CAAAAAATGTGGCAGCTGAAATTGCAGTCCAGCTCTGTGAATCAGTGGCAAAGAAACTGGAAGGGAAAGTGATGGGAACATTCACCA CTGTGACCTCAACAGTGAAGCAGGCCCTGCAGGAGGCTTTGGTGCAGATCCTGCAGCCCCAGCGCCGCGTGGACGTCCTCCGGGATGTCATGGATGCGCAGCGTCACCGCCGGCCCTACGTGGTCACTTTCTGTGGCGTCAACGGTGTTGGGAAATCCACCAACCTGGCCAAG ATCTCATTCTGGCTCATTGAGAATGGCTTCAGCGTCCTCATCGCTGCCTGTGACACCTTCCGTGCGGGAGCGGTGGAGCAGCTCCGCACACACACCCGCCGCCTCAACGCCCTGCACCCCCCGGAGAGCCACGGCGGGCGGACCATGGTGCAGCTCTATGAGAAGGGCTACGGGAAGGACGCTGCAGGGATCGCCATGGAGGCCATCTCCTATG CTCGTAACCAGGGCTTCGACGTGGTGCTGGTGGACACGGCGGGCCGCATGCAGGACAACGCCCCCTTGATGACAGCTCTGGCAAAACTCATTGCCGTCAATGCTCCTGACTTGGTCCTTTTCGTTGGAGAAGCTCTGGTGGGAAACGAGGCTGTGGATCAGCTG GTCAAGTTCAACAAGGCTCTGGCTGACCACTCCATGGCCCAGACACCCCGGCTCATTGATGGAATTGTGCTCACCAAGTTTGATACCATCGATGACAAG GTCGGCGCTGCCATCTCCATGACCTACATCACAAGCAAGCCCATCGTTTTTGTTGGTACTGGACAAACCTACTGTGATCTGCGTAGCCTTAACGCCAAGGCTGTGGTCGCAGCGCTCATGAAGGCCTAA